In Hahella sp. KA22, one genomic interval encodes:
- a CDS encoding type IV pilus twitching motility protein PilT: MDITELLAFSAKQGASDLHLSAGLPPMIRVDGDVRRINLPAMEHKEVHALIYDIMNDKQRKDFEEFLETDFSFEVPGVARFRVNAFNQNRGAGAVFRTIPSKVLTMEDLGMGQVFKDIALKPRGLCLVTGPTGSGKSTTLAAMIDFINDTRYDHILTIEDPIEFVHESKKCLVNQREVHRDTLGFSEALRSALREDPDIILVGEMRDLETIRLALTAAETGHLVFGTLHTTSAAKTIDRVVDVFPAEEKAMVRSMLSESLQAVVSQTLLKKVGGGRVAAHEIMIGTPAIRNLIREDKVAQMYSSIQTGAALGMQTLDQCLHNLISKGLISREAAREKAKMPENF; the protein is encoded by the coding sequence ATGGACATTACCGAGTTGCTTGCGTTCTCTGCTAAGCAGGGCGCTTCCGACTTACACCTATCTGCCGGGTTGCCTCCCATGATACGCGTCGACGGGGATGTCAGGCGAATTAACCTGCCCGCGATGGAGCATAAAGAAGTACACGCGCTGATTTACGATATCATGAACGATAAACAGCGTAAGGATTTCGAAGAATTTCTGGAAACGGATTTCTCGTTCGAAGTTCCCGGGGTCGCCCGTTTCCGGGTTAACGCCTTCAACCAGAACCGCGGCGCAGGGGCTGTATTCCGGACCATCCCCTCCAAAGTGCTGACGATGGAAGACTTGGGTATGGGGCAGGTGTTCAAGGATATCGCTCTGAAGCCTCGCGGACTCTGTCTGGTCACAGGACCGACCGGTTCCGGTAAGAGTACGACGCTGGCGGCGATGATCGACTTTATCAACGACACCCGTTACGACCACATTCTCACTATCGAAGACCCTATCGAGTTCGTGCACGAAAGTAAGAAGTGTCTGGTGAACCAGCGCGAAGTGCACCGTGATACGTTAGGGTTCAGTGAAGCGCTGCGTTCAGCCCTGCGGGAAGACCCGGATATTATCCTGGTTGGTGAGATGCGGGACTTGGAAACCATCCGTCTGGCGCTGACTGCTGCGGAAACCGGACACTTGGTATTCGGCACCCTGCACACCACCTCCGCCGCGAAAACCATTGACCGGGTGGTCGACGTGTTTCCCGCGGAAGAAAAAGCCATGGTAAGATCAATGCTCTCCGAATCGTTGCAGGCGGTCGTCTCGCAGACCCTTCTGAAGAAGGTCGGCGGCGGTCGTGTGGCGGCCCATGAAATCATGATCGGTACGCCGGCGATTCGTAACCTGATACGCGAAGACAAAGTCGCCCAGATGTACTCGTCTATCCAGACCGGCGCCGCGTTGGGTATGCAGACCCTTGACCAGTGTCTGCACAATTTGATTTCTAAAGGGCTGATCAGCCGCGAAGCCGCGCGCGAAAAAGCCAAAATGCCGGAGAATTTCTGA
- a CDS encoding PilT/PilU family type 4a pilus ATPase has translation MDFDKLLKIMVEKGASDLFITAGVPPSIKVHGRMVPITKSPLSPEQTRETVFSIMSEKQRADFEVAHECNFAISARGIGRFRVSAFYQRNLCGMVLRRIETNIPKLDDLHLPEVIKSLSMTKRGLIIFVGATGTGKSTSLAAMIGHRNRNSKGHIISIEDPIEYIHQHHGCIITQREVGLDTDSFEVALKNTLRQAPDVIMIGEVRSADTMEYAVTFAETGHLCLATLHANNANQALDRIINFFPPEQHNQVWMDLSLNLKAIVAQQLVPTPDGKGRRAIVEILINSPLAADLIRKGEVHKLKELMTKSSELGMQTFDQALYRAYAAGEITYEDALSHADSANDLRLMIKLGADSNISKLQGAASSLSLSDDQDY, from the coding sequence ATGGATTTCGACAAGCTGTTAAAAATCATGGTGGAAAAGGGGGCTTCGGACCTCTTTATCACAGCTGGGGTGCCGCCCAGCATCAAAGTTCACGGCCGTATGGTGCCAATCACCAAGTCGCCGCTGTCTCCCGAGCAGACGCGGGAAACCGTGTTTTCCATTATGTCGGAAAAGCAGCGTGCGGATTTTGAAGTCGCGCATGAGTGCAACTTTGCAATCAGCGCCCGCGGCATCGGCCGTTTCCGGGTCAGCGCCTTTTACCAGCGCAATCTGTGCGGGATGGTGTTGCGTCGAATTGAGACCAATATCCCTAAGCTGGACGACCTGCATCTGCCGGAGGTTATCAAGTCGCTGTCGATGACCAAGCGGGGCCTGATTATCTTCGTCGGCGCCACCGGCACGGGTAAGTCTACGTCGCTGGCTGCGATGATTGGCCACCGGAATCGCAACAGCAAAGGGCACATCATTTCCATCGAGGACCCTATCGAATATATCCATCAGCACCACGGTTGCATCATTACGCAACGGGAAGTAGGGCTGGATACGGATTCGTTCGAAGTGGCCCTGAAGAACACGTTGCGGCAGGCTCCCGACGTCATCATGATCGGGGAGGTGCGCTCGGCCGACACTATGGAATACGCGGTGACCTTCGCGGAAACCGGTCACTTGTGTTTGGCGACCTTGCACGCCAACAACGCCAACCAGGCGCTGGACCGGATCATCAACTTTTTCCCGCCTGAGCAACATAACCAGGTGTGGATGGACTTGTCCTTGAACCTGAAGGCCATTGTGGCGCAGCAATTGGTGCCGACTCCTGACGGCAAAGGGCGTCGGGCGATTGTTGAGATCCTCATCAACTCGCCGCTGGCCGCTGACTTGATCCGTAAAGGGGAAGTGCACAAGTTGAAAGAGCTGATGACCAAGTCGTCGGAACTGGGCATGCAGACTTTCGATCAGGCGCTATACCGCGCTTACGCTGCGGGAGAGATCACCTACGAAGACGCGTTGTCTCATGCGGACTCCGCGAACGACCTGCGTCTGATGATCAAACTGGGCGCAGACAGCAATATTTCCAAGCTGCAAGGCGCAGCCAGCAGTCTGTCATTGAGCGACGACCAGGATTATTAA
- a CDS encoding DUF167 family protein translates to MPDPATPRCVSLQDEQTLILHCHLQPGAKKDEIVGIHGDALKIKISAPPIEGRANQQLVRFLAKLCGVKQQDVQILAGESSRQKRIRVQNLTDVPKLLKPYI, encoded by the coding sequence TTGCCTGATCCGGCCACACCGCGCTGCGTCAGCCTGCAGGATGAGCAAACGCTCATTCTGCATTGTCATTTACAGCCGGGAGCCAAAAAAGATGAGATCGTCGGCATTCATGGCGACGCACTGAAAATCAAAATAAGCGCTCCGCCTATAGAGGGTCGCGCCAATCAGCAGCTTGTCCGTTTTCTCGCCAAACTCTGCGGCGTCAAGCAACAAGATGTGCAAATTCTCGCCGGTGAAAGCAGCCGTCAAAAGCGCATTCGCGTGCAAAACTTGACGGACGTCCCAAAGCTACTAAAACCCTACATATGA
- the proC gene encoding pyrroline-5-carboxylate reductase, whose product MKEHPQLTFIGAGNMARAILGGLIANGYPANRLAATAPAEHELKEAADAFGIATSTDNQQFMADCDALILCVKPQVMQVVCEGLAKAVQQRRPLIVSIAAGVSCEQIETWLGGDLPVVRCMPNTPAQVHLGASGLYANPRVSDAQREIADNLFSAVGIVAWTSKQEDIHTVTALSGSGPAYCFMFMEAMEEAAASLGLDPTSARTLAIQTMRGAAELATRSDESPAQLKKRVMSPGGTTEQAIKSFEEQDMKAMVKTAIRKAWERSYELSGERAPE is encoded by the coding sequence ATGAAAGAACACCCACAGCTTACCTTCATCGGCGCCGGCAATATGGCCCGAGCGATACTTGGAGGCCTGATAGCCAATGGCTACCCGGCGAACCGACTGGCCGCGACCGCGCCTGCCGAGCATGAGTTAAAAGAAGCCGCAGACGCGTTCGGCATCGCGACCAGCACGGACAACCAGCAATTCATGGCGGACTGCGACGCGCTGATCCTGTGCGTAAAGCCACAGGTCATGCAGGTGGTCTGCGAGGGATTGGCGAAGGCCGTACAACAGCGTCGCCCTCTCATCGTCAGCATCGCCGCAGGCGTTTCCTGCGAGCAAATTGAAACCTGGTTGGGAGGTGACCTGCCAGTAGTGCGCTGCATGCCAAATACGCCGGCCCAGGTGCACCTGGGCGCCAGCGGGCTGTACGCCAATCCCCGCGTCAGCGACGCCCAGCGGGAGATTGCAGACAACCTGTTCAGCGCAGTCGGCATTGTCGCCTGGACGTCGAAACAAGAGGACATACACACCGTCACGGCTTTATCCGGAAGCGGTCCTGCTTACTGCTTCATGTTTATGGAAGCGATGGAAGAGGCTGCCGCCTCGCTGGGTCTGGACCCGACCAGCGCCCGAACATTGGCGATTCAAACCATGCGCGGCGCCGCCGAGCTGGCGACGCGTAGTGATGAGTCCCCCGCGCAACTGAAAAAGCGCGTCATGTCTCCCGGCGGCACGACGGAACAAGCGATCAAAAGCTTTGAGGAGCAGGATATGAAAGCGATGGTGAAAACCGCTATCCGCAAAGCTTGGGAGAGATCCTATGAATTAAGTGGAGAGCGCGCACCGGAATAA
- a CDS encoding YggT family protein, whose translation MLQILLEVTYYIGMFYISVVLMRFILQVSRADFYNPISQFVVKATNPLLLPLRKVIPGWKGLDFASLVLALLLSIILIIVVHLIPLSLIVAKLGLIVTSAVLMMIKSVINIYQFAIFIMVIISWVSPGSYHPGAQLVHQITEPLMRPVRKIMPPIGGLDLSPMVVLLLLFVISRALSIA comes from the coding sequence ATGTTACAAATTTTGTTAGAAGTCACATATTACATCGGGATGTTCTACATAAGCGTGGTGCTGATGCGGTTTATCCTCCAGGTTTCCCGGGCGGATTTCTACAACCCGATCAGCCAGTTCGTGGTCAAGGCCACCAACCCGTTGCTGTTGCCGCTCAGAAAAGTCATTCCTGGCTGGAAAGGCCTGGATTTCGCCTCACTGGTGCTGGCGCTACTGCTTTCAATCATCCTGATTATCGTCGTCCACTTGATTCCCTTGTCTCTCATCGTCGCCAAGCTGGGACTCATTGTGACGAGCGCCGTACTGATGATGATTAAAAGCGTCATTAACATCTATCAGTTCGCCATCTTTATCATGGTCATTATCAGCTGGGTGTCTCCGGGCAGCTATCACCCAGGCGCACAGCTCGTCCATCAGATTACCGAGCCGTTGATGCGTCCCGTGCGCAAAATCATGCCGCCAATTGGCGGACTGGACCTGTCGCCCATGGTCGTATTACTGCTGCTGTTCGTGATTAGCCGGGCGCTGTCCATTGCCTGA
- a CDS encoding YggS family pyridoxal phosphate-dependent enzyme, with protein MFSIADNIKTVSQRIQNATKSAARPADSVTLLAVSKTKPADVVRAAYDAGLRDFGENYLQEAQDKIAQLSDLSITWHFIGPLQSNKTRLVAELFQWVHTVDREKIARRLSEQRPEGTPPLNVCIQVNINDESSKSGVSPDEVASLADTISALPGLRLRGLMCIPDPTQDEEALAATFKELSRHFAALQSRFDSVDTLSMGMSDDMEAAIAAGSTIVRIGSAIFGARNY; from the coding sequence ATGTTCAGCATAGCAGACAACATCAAAACAGTAAGCCAAAGAATACAAAATGCAACAAAATCCGCGGCCCGGCCGGCGGATTCCGTGACGTTGCTCGCAGTCAGCAAAACCAAGCCGGCCGATGTCGTTCGGGCCGCGTATGACGCGGGACTGAGAGATTTCGGCGAAAATTACCTGCAGGAAGCCCAGGATAAAATCGCCCAGTTAAGCGACCTCTCCATCACTTGGCATTTCATCGGCCCATTGCAGTCCAATAAGACCCGCCTGGTGGCGGAGTTATTCCAATGGGTGCATACCGTGGACCGGGAGAAAATCGCCCGCCGTCTGTCAGAACAGCGCCCAGAAGGGACGCCCCCGCTAAACGTCTGTATTCAGGTCAACATTAATGACGAAAGCAGCAAGTCGGGCGTATCGCCAGATGAGGTCGCCTCTCTGGCGGACACTATCAGCGCTCTGCCCGGCCTGCGCCTGAGAGGCCTGATGTGTATTCCTGACCCGACTCAGGATGAAGAAGCGCTGGCCGCCACCTTCAAGGAGTTGAGTCGCCATTTTGCTGCGCTGCAAAGCCGCTTCGATAGTGTAGACACTCTATCTATGGGGATGTCCGATGACATGGAGGCGGCCATAGCCGCCGGCTCCACCATCGTTCGCATCGGCTCCGCCATCTTTGGCGCCAGAAACTACTAA
- a CDS encoding dynamin family protein — MSSGLSYHVEAYHQWKNTLIREIAHYQSWLRTNQLNSDDLELKLQRCAQLLHEDNLTIAFVGEFSRGKTELINALFFAEYGQRMLPSQAGRTTMCPTELFYDRDGGSYLKLLPIETRSEEKSLADYKRSQEHWVYYPLDMTTPESMRESLDQVARTRTVSFEEARRLGFELGSLERDPSRPGMAIIPAWRHALISLENPMLQQGLRILDTPGLNALGSEPELTVSMIPNAHAVIFMLGADTGVTASDMEIWTNHIFTEHSDHRAGRFAVLNKIDVLWDDIQGEEHTNKAIAKVQSKTADQLGLKPEEVLLLSAKQALVGRIKGDEQKLRSSRLDDLEALLTDRILGQKERLITHNVVNDVLGMLQTSQAILQSRYSTYQEKLEEYESKGVSADFLRELTDKTQDDYNFYYKKLFTLRSSRRLMKSQAMILNNLVNLEHFESHAKKTRDELINSWTTIGMGRAMAGFFHAIENDISNLNHEARLAQKMVGSIYQRYANDARSSHLRPAPFTITKQIRELEGLKMRADKFRRNPRTLVSEQTVVVKRFFTVIVSEARRLYEEIHKESDRWPQEALLPILQHTIEQKQLLEHQIRRLKDLAKTAKDTRSQVKRIVSMMEEINQEIQEAEQIQRKLRRPAPQMLTQKVVSLPGMQR, encoded by the coding sequence ATGAGCAGTGGACTAAGTTATCACGTCGAAGCCTATCACCAGTGGAAGAACACCCTGATCCGGGAGATCGCCCATTATCAAAGCTGGCTGCGCACCAATCAGCTGAACTCCGACGATCTGGAGCTGAAACTGCAGCGCTGCGCTCAGCTACTGCATGAGGACAACCTCACTATCGCTTTCGTCGGCGAGTTCTCCCGTGGCAAGACCGAACTGATCAACGCTCTGTTTTTCGCCGAGTATGGTCAGCGCATGCTGCCTTCTCAGGCCGGGCGCACCACCATGTGTCCTACCGAGCTGTTCTATGATCGCGACGGAGGCTCTTACCTCAAGCTGCTGCCCATAGAGACCCGTAGCGAAGAAAAGTCCCTGGCGGATTACAAGCGCAGCCAGGAGCACTGGGTTTATTACCCTCTGGACATGACTACGCCGGAATCCATGCGCGAGTCGCTGGACCAAGTGGCGCGCACGCGTACAGTCAGTTTTGAAGAAGCCCGCCGTTTGGGCTTTGAGCTAGGCTCACTGGAACGCGACCCCAGCCGCCCAGGCATGGCGATCATTCCAGCATGGCGCCATGCGCTGATCAGCTTGGAAAACCCCATGCTGCAGCAGGGGCTGCGCATATTGGACACCCCTGGGCTCAACGCCTTGGGCTCCGAACCAGAACTGACCGTCAGCATGATTCCTAACGCCCACGCCGTCATCTTTATGCTCGGCGCGGACACTGGCGTTACCGCCAGCGATATGGAGATCTGGACCAACCACATCTTCACCGAACACTCCGATCACCGCGCCGGTCGTTTTGCGGTGCTCAACAAGATCGACGTACTCTGGGACGATATTCAGGGCGAGGAACACACCAACAAGGCTATCGCCAAGGTGCAGTCTAAAACCGCCGACCAACTGGGCCTTAAGCCGGAAGAAGTGCTGCTGCTCTCCGCCAAACAGGCGCTGGTCGGACGCATCAAGGGCGATGAGCAGAAGCTGCGCAGCAGCCGCCTCGACGACTTGGAGGCGCTGCTTACCGACCGCATTCTGGGCCAGAAAGAACGGCTAATCACCCACAATGTGGTGAACGACGTGCTGGGTATGCTGCAGACCAGCCAGGCCATTTTGCAATCCCGTTACTCCACCTATCAGGAGAAGCTGGAAGAGTACGAAAGCAAAGGCGTCAGCGCGGATTTCCTGCGCGAACTGACTGACAAAACTCAGGACGACTACAACTTTTATTACAAAAAGCTGTTTACGCTGCGCTCCAGTCGTCGCCTGATGAAGTCGCAGGCAATGATTCTGAATAATCTGGTGAATCTGGAGCATTTCGAATCCCACGCCAAAAAGACGCGTGATGAGCTGATCAACAGCTGGACGACGATTGGCATGGGCCGCGCCATGGCGGGCTTCTTCCATGCAATCGAAAACGACATCAGCAACCTCAACCATGAAGCCAGGCTGGCTCAGAAAATGGTGGGCTCTATCTATCAGCGCTACGCCAATGATGCGCGCTCAAGCCATCTACGCCCCGCGCCATTTACCATTACCAAGCAAATCCGGGAGCTGGAAGGGTTGAAGATGCGCGCGGATAAATTCCGCCGCAATCCGCGTACTCTGGTTTCCGAGCAGACGGTGGTGGTGAAGCGTTTCTTTACGGTTATCGTCAGCGAAGCTCGACGCCTGTATGAAGAAATTCACAAGGAATCGGACCGTTGGCCTCAAGAGGCGCTATTGCCGATATTGCAGCACACCATTGAGCAAAAGCAATTGCTGGAGCACCAGATTCGTCGTCTGAAAGACTTGGCGAAAACCGCCAAAGACACCCGCAGCCAGGTGAAGCGCATTGTGAGCATGATGGAGGAAATCAATCAGGAGATTCAGGAAGCGGAACAGATACAGCGCAAGCTGCGTCGCCCCGCTCCACAAATGCTCACGCAGAAGGTGGTCAGCCTTCCCGGCATGCAACGCTGA